The Nitrospirales bacterium genome includes a window with the following:
- a CDS encoding TIGR00282 family metallophosphoesterase, whose product MKILFIGDIMGEPGRRVIMKRLHKAIAQHQVDLVIGNGENAAGGFGITPEIAHELFDLGLTVITLGNHAWDKKEALDFIRKDSRVLRPANYPDGVPGRGSMIVETPSGESLGILQLMGRVFMPILDCPFRVAEREVQVLRERTQAIVVDMHAETTSEKMAMGHFLDGKVSAVVGTHTHVQTADEQILPKGTAYLTDLGMTGPSHSVIGMKPESVIEKFLLQMPRRFEVARGPAVLCAALIEVDAMTGKAVSIERMQIHE is encoded by the coding sequence ATGAAGATACTGTTTATCGGCGACATTATGGGCGAGCCAGGTCGTCGTGTCATCATGAAACGCCTCCACAAGGCGATCGCCCAACATCAGGTCGATTTAGTCATCGGAAATGGAGAGAATGCTGCTGGAGGTTTCGGCATTACTCCGGAAATTGCGCATGAATTATTCGATCTTGGGCTCACCGTCATTACGCTGGGGAATCATGCCTGGGATAAAAAAGAGGCATTAGATTTTATCCGGAAGGATTCGCGCGTGTTGCGTCCAGCCAACTATCCTGATGGCGTTCCCGGTCGCGGGTCGATGATCGTTGAAACGCCATCCGGCGAATCTCTTGGTATCCTTCAGTTAATGGGGCGAGTATTCATGCCTATCCTGGATTGTCCGTTTCGTGTCGCCGAGCGGGAAGTACAAGTGCTCCGGGAGCGGACTCAGGCTATCGTCGTCGATATGCATGCCGAAACGACATCCGAGAAGATGGCGATGGGCCATTTTCTGGATGGAAAAGTCTCAGCTGTGGTGGGGACTCATACGCATGTTCAGACAGCCGATGAACAAATCCTTCCCAAGGGCACCGCGTACCTCACGGACCTTGGGATGACTGGGCCTTCTCATTCGGTGATCGGGATGAAGCCCGAGAGTGTGATCGAAAAATTTCTCCTTCAAATGCCCAGACGATTTGAAGTAGCTCGAGGTCCGGCTGTCTTGTGTGCGGCACTGATCGAGGTCGATGCCATGACCGGGAAAGCGGTCAGCATCGAGCGAATGCAGATCCATGAATAG
- the rny gene encoding ribonuclease Y, with translation MAAIFTTITISILVGILALALGFILNGVIQRNRDETKRSEALEQTRQLTQNAERDAERLIKDAKLEAKDLLFQAKSEIQRREKETRSEFQSTEKKLIQREEALDRKYSSLEKREEETRRREKVLTQREESITDKEAACEQAVREHRQALERVAGMTVEEAKRQLLNEIESEAKLDGALVSKRILDEARETADREALEMVTRSIQRITRDYVNEATISVVPLASDGMKGRIIGREGRNIRALEAATGVDLIIDETPEAVIVSGFDPLRREVAKIALERLMQDGRIHPTRIEEVVEKVKGELDKLMRDEAEKVIFEVGLSDFHPEIVKLLGRLKYRTSYGQNNLYHAREAAYICGIMASELGLDVKLAKRGALLHDIGKVVSHEEEGTHAMLGAEMAKKYGESEKIVNAIAAHHEQVEPICPESVLVAAAEALSAARPGARRETLEAYVKRLEKLESLATGFKGVDKAYAIQAGREIRVVVRQGELNDTEAFTLSRDLAKKIEQEMTYPGQIKVTVIRENRFIEFAK, from the coding sequence GTGGCTGCCATTTTTACCACGATTACCATTTCAATTCTTGTCGGGATTCTGGCGTTAGCCCTCGGCTTCATCCTGAATGGTGTCATTCAGAGAAACCGAGATGAAACGAAACGCTCAGAGGCATTAGAGCAAACTCGTCAGCTGACTCAGAATGCGGAACGAGATGCCGAACGTCTGATTAAAGATGCAAAATTAGAAGCCAAAGACCTCCTCTTTCAGGCTAAATCCGAGATACAACGGCGCGAGAAAGAGACACGGTCTGAATTTCAGTCGACTGAAAAAAAGCTCATCCAGCGTGAGGAAGCATTAGATCGTAAGTATTCGAGCCTAGAAAAACGTGAAGAAGAGACACGACGACGGGAAAAGGTGCTTACGCAAAGGGAAGAAAGCATTACGGATAAAGAAGCAGCGTGCGAGCAGGCTGTACGTGAGCACCGTCAAGCACTCGAACGAGTGGCTGGTATGACCGTCGAAGAAGCCAAACGACAGCTACTCAATGAAATTGAGAGTGAAGCTAAGCTTGACGGTGCGCTGGTCAGCAAGCGAATTCTTGATGAAGCGCGTGAGACTGCTGATCGAGAAGCCCTTGAAATGGTCACGCGCTCTATTCAGCGCATCACCCGGGATTACGTGAATGAAGCGACGATATCCGTTGTCCCTCTGGCAAGCGACGGGATGAAAGGACGTATTATCGGGCGTGAAGGGAGAAACATTCGAGCCTTGGAAGCGGCGACCGGAGTCGACTTAATCATCGATGAAACGCCGGAAGCCGTCATTGTGTCCGGGTTCGATCCGCTTCGACGAGAGGTGGCCAAAATTGCGCTTGAGCGGTTGATGCAAGATGGACGCATACATCCAACACGTATTGAAGAGGTCGTGGAAAAGGTTAAGGGCGAACTGGACAAGTTGATGAGAGATGAAGCTGAAAAAGTGATTTTTGAAGTCGGACTGTCCGATTTTCACCCAGAAATCGTCAAACTGCTCGGTCGTCTCAAGTACAGAACGAGTTATGGACAAAATAACCTCTATCATGCACGAGAGGCTGCCTACATTTGTGGGATCATGGCTTCAGAATTGGGGTTAGACGTCAAGCTCGCCAAACGTGGTGCTTTGCTTCATGATATTGGAAAAGTCGTCAGTCATGAAGAAGAGGGAACCCATGCCATGCTTGGGGCCGAGATGGCTAAAAAATATGGTGAATCGGAGAAGATCGTTAATGCTATCGCGGCCCATCACGAACAGGTTGAACCGATTTGCCCGGAATCCGTGTTAGTGGCGGCAGCAGAGGCTCTTTCGGCAGCACGACCAGGGGCTCGACGTGAAACACTCGAAGCCTATGTCAAACGGTTAGAAAAGTTAGAGTCATTGGCCACTGGGTTTAAGGGGGTGGATAAGGCCTATGCGATTCAAGCTGGACGTGAAATCCGGGTTGTGGTGCGCCAAGGGGAATTAAACGATACGGAAGCATTTACACTTTCCCGTGATCTTGCCAAAAAAATTGAGCAAGAAATGACCTATCCGGGGCAGATTAAGGTCACCGTCATTCGTGAAAACCGGTTTATCGAATTTGCGAAATAG
- a CDS encoding cell division protein ZapA, whose protein sequence is MKKHIEVEVYGQRFSLQGEADEHYVQELASYVDEQMRSLTLNMKTCTPTKLAILAAINIADQLFQQRNTQRAGEVEVERLTQSMLEHIDHQLELHPA, encoded by the coding sequence GTGAAAAAACACATTGAAGTCGAAGTCTACGGACAACGGTTTTCTCTTCAGGGCGAAGCTGATGAACACTATGTCCAAGAACTCGCGAGTTATGTTGATGAACAGATGCGATCATTGACCCTCAACATGAAAACCTGCACTCCCACGAAATTGGCGATTTTGGCCGCTATCAACATCGCAGATCAATTGTTTCAGCAACGAAACACGCAACGTGCAGGAGAAGTTGAAGTCGAGCGGTTGACGCAAAGCATGCTGGAGCATATTGATCATCAGCTAGAACTGCATCCAGCCTAA
- a CDS encoding cell division protein ZapB has product MSLEKIEALEVRVRKLVDLVVELRADKASLEDELQVARERLVKQDELTQGWEEERTSIRSRIEKVLGELEFLDNTSHHQEG; this is encoded by the coding sequence ATGAGCCTGGAGAAAATAGAGGCGCTGGAAGTTCGGGTCAGGAAGCTCGTAGATCTCGTCGTGGAATTGCGCGCTGACAAGGCCTCCCTCGAAGACGAACTGCAGGTTGCGCGAGAGCGTTTAGTGAAACAAGACGAGCTGACCCAGGGGTGGGAAGAAGAGCGAACGAGCATCCGTTCTCGCATCGAAAAGGTCCTCGGTGAACTCGAGTTTCTCGATAATACCAGCCACCACCAGGAGGGATAA
- a CDS encoding transglycosylase SLT domain-containing protein encodes MNIRSTRRSTISAAHLALVSVFFGVTAFSAQPLPSPQPAPVQCHSAESCYRQAFNPNATVSGSVPPESYAVAGLKKVLAEYPGTPWAHRAGVHLGLMLKDTAPAEAITYFRGVKHEFPLLEDYLNYWTAQALLNARQPHEAALLFEEVAKPSSQSRLRNDALVLAGQARRDSDNCESAMYWYRQVVERAPQSSLAAMALLEIGDCQVLLNQTADAQKTFREIWWKFPYETEGQEAQVRLEQLPEAFQQEPTLEEQYQHALSWYKAARFEQALPGFHLYIRQTSPGKERDEAEYKLGMAFASLKRYDEAEKVFDQVARSQSRRKQDGTVWLARSYLRQGKGREVLDLQKKTQTLGLSKNRQALLHIFAGVWLNDQGKTAEALEAFRTASQVARSVEKRQDALWRMTWIYYEQKQYARVLETLETLLRSSKDAGVMIRAQYWKGRVYEQLKKDSQAQETFRNLWKDQPFTYYGQLAKARLSEPVSSSPVGVVKTAVQQASSATQPDTQPAMQPIEPDDLHFKKAQALVDLGLLQEATKELRAVSRHTTSKQRNLASLLDVAQQAGAYDLGIRLAIQHHGYQMKQDQLPRSAYAWEGAYPTGYLPTIQQYVPSGLDPYLVAGLIREESLYDTRAMSRVGALGLMQLMPTTARKVALRLGLQAPHRDDLFDAAMNIQLGSTYVGELLAQFKGNIVHAVAAYNAGPHVVRRWIAQDPHVAPDEFVERISYRETRGYVKRVLGSYRVYRALFDQSCRAVSLDRMC; translated from the coding sequence TTGAACATTCGATCAACGAGAAGATCGACCATTTCAGCGGCTCATCTAGCATTGGTCAGCGTATTTTTTGGGGTGACCGCGTTCTCCGCGCAACCGCTTCCCTCTCCACAGCCCGCTCCAGTTCAATGTCATTCGGCGGAATCCTGTTACCGGCAAGCGTTTAACCCGAATGCAACGGTCAGTGGCTCTGTGCCGCCTGAGTCCTATGCTGTCGCAGGTCTCAAAAAGGTTCTGGCTGAATACCCTGGCACTCCATGGGCGCATCGTGCCGGTGTTCACCTTGGACTTATGCTAAAAGATACGGCACCAGCTGAGGCGATCACCTATTTTCGCGGCGTGAAACACGAATTTCCTCTGTTGGAAGATTATCTGAACTATTGGACAGCCCAAGCCCTACTGAATGCCCGTCAACCACATGAAGCTGCGTTACTGTTCGAGGAAGTGGCCAAGCCAAGTTCTCAATCTCGGTTGCGGAATGATGCGCTGGTCCTTGCAGGGCAGGCACGACGTGATTCGGATAATTGCGAGTCCGCGATGTACTGGTATCGCCAGGTCGTCGAGCGGGCGCCGCAATCTTCTCTGGCCGCGATGGCGTTATTAGAGATTGGTGATTGTCAGGTGTTGCTGAATCAGACAGCTGATGCGCAGAAGACCTTCCGCGAGATCTGGTGGAAGTTTCCATACGAAACTGAAGGGCAGGAAGCTCAGGTACGGCTTGAACAGCTGCCTGAAGCGTTCCAACAAGAGCCCACGCTTGAGGAACAATACCAACACGCGTTGTCGTGGTATAAAGCCGCGCGATTTGAACAGGCTCTGCCGGGATTCCATCTCTATATTCGACAGACATCGCCAGGCAAAGAACGCGATGAGGCCGAGTACAAACTCGGCATGGCTTTCGCCAGCCTGAAACGGTATGACGAGGCGGAAAAAGTCTTCGATCAGGTTGCTCGTTCACAGTCTCGACGGAAACAGGACGGGACCGTTTGGCTCGCCCGGTCCTATCTTCGTCAGGGAAAGGGTCGCGAGGTGCTCGATTTGCAAAAGAAAACGCAGACGCTCGGATTGTCGAAGAACCGACAAGCCCTTCTCCATATATTTGCTGGTGTGTGGTTGAATGATCAGGGAAAGACGGCGGAGGCATTGGAGGCATTTCGAACCGCGTCTCAGGTCGCTCGCTCCGTTGAGAAGCGGCAGGACGCCTTGTGGCGTATGACGTGGATCTACTACGAGCAGAAGCAATATGCTCGAGTGCTGGAAACGTTAGAGACGCTCTTGCGAAGCTCGAAAGACGCGGGGGTTATGATTCGTGCTCAATATTGGAAAGGCCGAGTCTATGAGCAGCTCAAAAAAGACTCTCAAGCGCAGGAGACGTTCCGGAATCTTTGGAAGGACCAGCCATTTACGTATTATGGGCAATTGGCTAAAGCCCGCTTGAGCGAGCCTGTCTCTTCTTCTCCTGTAGGCGTGGTGAAGACCGCCGTTCAACAGGCGTCTTCTGCAACGCAGCCGGACACGCAGCCGGCAATGCAACCGATAGAACCGGACGATCTTCATTTTAAAAAAGCACAGGCGTTAGTGGATTTAGGTCTGTTGCAGGAGGCCACGAAAGAACTGCGGGCGGTTTCCCGACACACAACTTCCAAACAGAGGAATCTTGCGTCTCTTCTCGACGTGGCCCAACAGGCTGGAGCATATGATCTTGGGATCCGTCTTGCGATTCAGCATCACGGATATCAAATGAAGCAGGATCAACTTCCCCGCTCGGCTTATGCTTGGGAAGGCGCCTATCCAACCGGCTATCTCCCCACGATTCAACAGTATGTACCTTCTGGGTTGGACCCATATCTGGTCGCAGGGTTAATTCGGGAAGAAAGTCTCTACGATACCAGGGCGATGTCTCGCGTTGGCGCGCTTGGTTTGATGCAGCTCATGCCAACGACCGCCAGAAAAGTGGCTCTTCGCCTGGGACTGCAAGCTCCTCACCGGGATGACTTGTTTGATGCAGCCATGAATATTCAGCTCGGTTCGACCTATGTCGGTGAACTTTTGGCACAATTTAAGGGGAACATCGTGCATGCTGTGGCCGCGTATAATGCCGGTCCGCATGTTGTGCGGCGATGGATAGCCCAAGATCCTCATGTGGCTCCTGATGAATTCGTCGAACGAATCTCGTACCGAGAAACCCGCGGATACGTGAAGCGGGTTCTGGGGAGTTACCGCGTGTATCGCGCGCTGTTTGATCAATCCTGTCGTGCTGTTTCGCTTGACAGGATGTGTTGA
- a CDS encoding HDOD domain-containing protein: protein MTQPRHILCSERRTSLEGGGHVPPWILPKELDWTTHQISFDLLGTRHCLDQLDRSDSRMPGQSTYAQAIGGGGCPSPILIRPSSYPVDSLIPAESARDGSERIKGRLIQLLRAIWIVFDYQPATIDQGIIWLGSETVNRLRLIAEIFMLLDKKRDWPLSVDQLWKHSIRTGCFAGCLIKEEGGDAGTILQSCLAGFAHDIGLAILAVSVNTGRYLEVLAHARRESTTLATAELQLLGISHEIVGAELLQRQKFSQPIVHAVSFHDHPLGLENSGVTPTLAVFAANMLDGGGWPQDSDGVPSDRVMEYLSAYGWVNPWPRWRRHVARLDQRIDQWEYGRA from the coding sequence GTGACTCAACCTCGTCACATTCTTTGTAGTGAGAGGAGAACCTCATTAGAGGGCGGGGGGCATGTACCCCCATGGATCCTTCCTAAAGAACTCGATTGGACGACGCATCAGATCAGCTTTGACCTGCTTGGAACTAGGCATTGCCTTGACCAGCTTGATCGTTCTGATAGCCGCATGCCTGGACAGTCAACCTACGCGCAAGCAATAGGTGGGGGAGGTTGTCCAAGCCCCATCCTCATACGGCCATCCAGTTATCCTGTTGATTCTTTGATCCCCGCCGAGTCAGCTCGTGACGGGAGTGAACGCATAAAAGGCAGGCTCATTCAACTCCTGCGTGCGATATGGATCGTATTTGACTACCAGCCCGCTACGATCGATCAGGGGATTATCTGGTTGGGAAGTGAGACCGTGAATCGTTTGCGTCTGATCGCTGAAATTTTCATGCTTTTGGACAAGAAACGAGACTGGCCTTTATCGGTGGATCAATTATGGAAGCATAGCATACGAACCGGGTGTTTCGCGGGTTGTCTGATCAAGGAAGAAGGGGGAGATGCTGGTACAATTTTGCAGTCTTGCCTGGCGGGATTTGCGCACGATATCGGACTGGCCATTTTAGCTGTTTCTGTTAATACGGGACGTTACCTTGAGGTTCTGGCTCATGCGAGGCGAGAGAGTACGACTTTAGCGACGGCTGAATTGCAGTTACTTGGGATTTCCCATGAGATTGTCGGAGCGGAATTGCTTCAAAGGCAGAAATTTTCTCAACCAATCGTTCATGCGGTATCCTTTCACGATCATCCTTTAGGGCTTGAGAATTCCGGGGTAACTCCGACACTCGCAGTTTTCGCGGCCAACATGTTGGATGGCGGAGGATGGCCTCAGGATAGTGACGGGGTGCCGTCAGATCGTGTGATGGAATATTTGTCGGCTTATGGGTGGGTGAATCCATGGCCCCGATGGCGACGGCATGTGGCACGGCTAGATCAACGGATCGATCAGTGGGAGTACGGTCGTGCCTGA
- a CDS encoding PAS domain S-box protein, which produces MSVTQDWERKNEELRAARDELSEAKSRIENIISSMADTLLVINADLVIGAVNRSLLTLLGYTEEELLQESPSKIFGEELAQGSIMETLYCQGSVRDVETSYLAKHGEQIPMSLSGSLMMDEHGGIQGLVCVAHDIRERKRIEEERRQMHEKMMETSRRLGMADVATSVLHNVGNVLNSINVSVGIMSTTLRQSLVGDVRKISDLLAAHKDDLNTYLTEDKKGKQIPGYLAQLSEHLLKEHQVTLQELESLNASAEHVRQCVAMQQGMVKAGGLQEPVALIDLVEQALTINKAHREQLAVDVIREFSDVPEVVVDKHQTLQILVNLVRNSLQAMQATDRRLLTVRILLSAHEPNMVELQVSDTGVGIAQSNLTRIFSQGFTTKKDGHGFGLHSGALLAKNMGGALTVTSAGVGCGATFHLTLPTEVPEKP; this is translated from the coding sequence ATGAGCGTCACGCAGGATTGGGAACGAAAAAATGAAGAGCTGAGAGCAGCCAGAGATGAGCTTTCGGAGGCGAAATCACGAATTGAAAACATCATTAGCTCTATGGCTGACACGCTCTTGGTTATCAACGCCGATCTGGTCATCGGCGCCGTCAACCGTTCGCTATTAACGTTATTAGGTTATACAGAAGAAGAATTACTTCAAGAATCTCCGAGTAAGATCTTCGGTGAAGAATTGGCCCAAGGGTCGATCATGGAGACACTCTATTGCCAGGGATCTGTCCGTGACGTCGAAACCAGCTATCTCGCTAAACATGGCGAGCAAATTCCGATGTCGCTTTCAGGGTCATTGATGATGGATGAGCATGGCGGTATTCAGGGACTCGTGTGCGTTGCCCATGACATCAGGGAACGTAAACGGATTGAGGAAGAGCGGCGTCAGATGCATGAAAAAATGATGGAGACCTCTCGTCGTCTTGGTATGGCTGATGTGGCCACGAGCGTCTTGCATAACGTGGGGAATGTGCTCAATAGCATCAATGTGTCGGTCGGCATTATGAGCACCACGCTACGTCAATCACTGGTCGGAGATGTTCGTAAAATCTCAGATTTGTTGGCAGCGCATAAGGACGATCTGAACACGTACCTGACGGAAGACAAGAAGGGCAAGCAGATTCCGGGATATCTTGCGCAATTATCTGAGCATTTGTTGAAAGAGCATCAAGTCACCCTTCAGGAATTAGAATCCCTGAATGCAAGTGCAGAACATGTGCGGCAATGTGTGGCCATGCAGCAGGGGATGGTCAAGGCTGGCGGCCTTCAGGAGCCCGTGGCGTTGATCGACCTGGTAGAGCAGGCTTTGACGATCAATAAAGCTCACAGAGAGCAATTAGCCGTTGACGTCATCCGGGAGTTTTCGGATGTGCCAGAGGTCGTCGTGGATAAACATCAAACTCTTCAAATTCTGGTCAACCTCGTTCGGAATAGTTTGCAGGCTATGCAGGCGACCGATCGGAGGTTGCTCACGGTTCGAATCCTGTTGTCAGCCCACGAGCCGAACATGGTCGAACTCCAAGTCTCGGATACTGGCGTTGGGATTGCTCAGAGTAATCTAACCCGGATCTTCTCTCAAGGTTTTACGACGAAGAAAGATGGACATGGTTTTGGTCTCCATAGCGGAGCTTTATTGGCTAAAAACATGGGTGGGGCTCTGACCGTGACCAGTGCAGGCGTCGGATGTGGTGCAACCTTTCATCTCACCCTTCCGACGGAGGTGCCAGAGAAACCGTGA
- a CDS encoding response regulator has protein sequence MNSCIQSIPFIVLMADDSTDDCLVAQAAWDECCLGKELRFVHDGEELMNYLTHRGPYADMEKYPRPGLILLDLNMPKKDGCSALIEIKADPKLQDIPVLVLTTSRVAKHIDSAYSLGAHSFITKPNNLDGYLELMKGLTKYWSKMIPVQGTHRGRPVLMH, from the coding sequence ATGAATTCCTGCATTCAATCGATTCCATTCATTGTGTTAATGGCGGATGACAGTACGGATGATTGTTTAGTCGCACAGGCTGCGTGGGATGAATGTTGTCTCGGAAAAGAACTGCGGTTTGTTCATGATGGCGAAGAGCTCATGAACTATCTCACCCACCGTGGACCCTATGCAGACATGGAAAAATATCCCAGACCTGGCTTGATCCTGTTGGATTTGAATATGCCGAAGAAAGATGGATGTTCTGCCCTCATCGAGATCAAGGCAGACCCTAAGTTACAGGACATACCAGTCCTCGTCCTCACAACCTCCCGGGTCGCGAAACATATCGATAGCGCGTATAGCTTGGGAGCCCATTCATTTATCACGAAACCCAATAACCTAGATGGATATCTTGAGCTGATGAAAGGGTTGACCAAGTACTGGTCCAAGATGATCCCCGTGCAAGGTACGCACCGGGGCAGGCCCGTGTTGATGCACTGA
- a CDS encoding ATP-binding protein — MDNMESINRRILAIDDNRQVLEDYRKVLSSSLESVLDHRHREALFEEKAVAVDQQPFFVDCAEQGEEGLELVKRAVTQRSPYAVVFVDMRMPPGWDGVETIERMWEVDPSIQTVICTAFSDYAWDELIPRLGHRDQLLILRKPFDPIEVRQLANSLTYKWHWASHARGRMGELESQVDQRLTELREANAKLEQDVLRRQSIEAQLAQTVHDLEERNKELSEARDQALIEVHERERAELALRHKTEELVRSNHELDQFASVAAHDLQEPLHTVQVFSDLLRVKCGSQLSESGHEFLGRILKASGRMQRLIQDLLVYSRLENQERAMEPIQLQQVVDEILNDFAVRIEEKHAVVEVGELPVIEFDRTQIRQLLQNLIGNALKFHKPGEPPQVRISAHLMKERRQQEGLHPEQLCQLLIEDHGIGMEPHHTERIFGMFKRLHGRDEYEGTGIGLAVCKKIVDRYGGKITVQSQLGQGSRFLITLPMSRTTEGGDGSLIGAFASSHHVTTLGV, encoded by the coding sequence ATGGACAACATGGAGTCTATCAATCGTCGGATCTTGGCTATCGATGATAATCGCCAGGTTCTTGAAGATTACCGAAAAGTCTTGTCGTCTTCGCTCGAGTCGGTCTTAGACCACAGGCATCGAGAGGCCTTATTCGAAGAAAAGGCCGTCGCGGTCGATCAACAGCCGTTTTTCGTGGATTGTGCTGAACAAGGCGAGGAGGGCCTTGAACTGGTGAAGCGTGCCGTGACTCAACGGAGTCCATATGCCGTGGTGTTTGTGGATATGCGAATGCCTCCCGGTTGGGATGGCGTCGAGACCATTGAACGAATGTGGGAAGTGGATCCAAGCATTCAAACCGTGATTTGCACGGCCTTTTCCGACTATGCATGGGATGAACTCATTCCGCGCTTAGGCCATCGTGATCAACTCTTGATTCTTCGCAAGCCATTCGATCCGATAGAAGTTCGGCAACTCGCGAATTCACTCACCTATAAATGGCATTGGGCCAGCCATGCGCGGGGCCGCATGGGTGAGCTGGAAAGTCAGGTCGACCAGCGGTTGACCGAGCTCCGGGAGGCCAATGCGAAATTGGAACAGGATGTCCTTCGTCGGCAATCGATTGAAGCTCAGCTGGCTCAGACGGTTCATGATTTAGAAGAACGTAATAAGGAATTGAGTGAAGCCCGTGATCAAGCCTTAATCGAAGTTCACGAACGTGAGCGTGCCGAACTTGCCCTTCGACATAAGACTGAAGAGCTCGTGCGTTCTAATCATGAGCTGGATCAGTTCGCTTCGGTGGCGGCTCATGATCTTCAAGAGCCGCTCCATACCGTTCAAGTCTTCAGTGATTTGTTGCGTGTGAAATGTGGGAGTCAACTGAGCGAATCAGGACATGAATTTCTGGGGCGAATCCTCAAAGCCTCGGGGCGGATGCAACGCCTGATCCAGGATCTTCTGGTCTATTCGCGATTAGAGAATCAGGAACGAGCGATGGAGCCAATTCAGCTTCAACAGGTCGTTGACGAGATTTTGAATGATTTTGCCGTTCGAATCGAAGAAAAGCATGCGGTGGTAGAGGTTGGTGAGCTTCCTGTGATTGAGTTCGACAGGACGCAAATTCGGCAACTCTTGCAAAATTTGATCGGAAATGCGTTGAAATTTCACAAGCCCGGTGAACCGCCTCAGGTCCGTATTTCGGCACATCTCATGAAGGAACGTCGCCAGCAAGAGGGACTGCATCCGGAACAGCTATGCCAGCTTCTGATTGAAGATCATGGCATCGGCATGGAGCCCCATCACACCGAACGGATATTCGGGATGTTCAAACGTCTTCACGGGAGAGATGAGTACGAGGGGACGGGGATAGGATTGGCTGTCTGCAAGAAGATTGTCGATCGCTATGGGGGAAAAATAACGGTTCAAAGTCAATTGGGACAGGGATCAAGGTTTCTCATCACTCTTCCTATGAGTCGTACGACCGAAGGTGGAGACGGGAGCTTGATTGGTGCGTTCGCATCATCTCACCATGTAACCACTCTCGGAGTATGA
- a CDS encoding response regulator produces MTECVQNNRRILVIDDNVAIHEDFRKILCQGFDAALLHEARGGLFDDVEAYQAVQKFDVDFADQGQEGHRMVQRAIQQGNPYALAFVDMRMPPGWDGVETIEHLWKEDEHLQIVICTAFSDHDWDQVLERLPKSDKLLILRKPFDNIEVWQLANSLTKRWDQNRQAKSQLDMLAELADQRAEELQKESEQIQLAMTAPTDVPE; encoded by the coding sequence ATGACTGAATGCGTTCAGAATAATCGGCGAATTCTTGTGATAGATGACAACGTGGCCATTCACGAGGATTTTCGCAAGATTTTGTGCCAGGGGTTTGACGCTGCCTTGCTTCATGAGGCACGAGGTGGACTGTTTGATGATGTCGAAGCGTATCAAGCTGTTCAAAAGTTTGACGTGGATTTCGCGGATCAAGGGCAGGAAGGGCATCGAATGGTCCAACGTGCGATTCAACAGGGAAATCCGTATGCCCTGGCGTTTGTGGACATGCGAATGCCTCCAGGCTGGGATGGTGTTGAGACAATTGAACATCTGTGGAAAGAAGATGAACATCTCCAGATCGTCATCTGTACGGCGTTTTCCGATCATGACTGGGATCAAGTGCTGGAACGATTACCGAAAAGTGACAAGCTCCTGATCTTGCGCAAGCCATTCGACAATATCGAGGTTTGGCAGTTGGCCAATTCTTTGACCAAGCGATGGGATCAAAATCGTCAAGCCAAAAGCCAGTTGGATATGCTCGCCGAGCTGGCCGATCAACGGGCCGAAGAACTGCAAAAGGAATCTGAGCAGATTCAATTGGCGATGACGGCGCCAACTGATGTGCCAGAATAA